A DNA window from Ipomoea triloba cultivar NCNSP0323 chromosome 10, ASM357664v1 contains the following coding sequences:
- the LOC116032850 gene encoding putative disease resistance protein RGA3: MADALISTVVEQLINILKHQAQELKRALGVEKEIANLSSKLENIRKVLDDAEKRSFKENGIELWIENIKDFSYQVDDVLDEWRTRSLRQQIESPEASRSSFLPSRSKFKRFVMHRDIANKIKELDSTLDRITKEKDQFKFDYASSITHTSAASHSDQELMRVTTAFDVDASQIQGRKSDASALISKLLENPGEEEARNGPLVISIVGAGGIGKTTLAQLVFEDEQIKTHFGDERVWICVSDPFDQIKIAKAIVESITKSSTDLSQLQLLLEKIKSTLSGKRFLLVMDDVWTEQSAKWEPLKNSLKDGLPGSRILVTSRSERVAKMMGSVYLHQLDLISDSEAWLLFSRIAFSGRSEEDCEKLKDIGHKIAQKCKGLPLAVKVMGSLLCFKHTRDDWQNVLDNKIWESDEVVTELFPHLYLSYNDLTPKMKQCFSYCAVFPKDYEMEVDELIRIWMAQGYVTTESKGRELFGGLAMRSFFQDLKKDDMDSNIIKSCKMHDIVHDFAQFLTRNECYNIDQHEDKVGFKNLRHLQSWGRNMNLPSICDIGKLRSFSAEDLSPAQLTLDLLNGLKSVRVLSLHGCELEKLPKKIGNLLHLRYIDLSESVVNELPDAVCSLYNLQTLDLKRCQKFSRLPDGIGNLRQLRYIDLSCSKVETLPDTICSLENLQTLDLGYCSQFSRLPDKIGDLSQLRYINLSWSEVETLPDTICSLENLQTLVLERCEHFSRLPEGIGNLINLRHLNIRYTNRLEMMPQGIAKLTQLCSLSEFKVGKESSILEYMEKLNQLKGELSIFFLCDLNNATDVEEAEKAELRNKKHIKTLCLNFSDGVDVGIDVMEALNPPPELQTLKLNEYRGIHFPSWITLSLNLRILEINGCVNCSSLPPLGKLPSLETLSIAGMKELRYVVSEFLGVAEVGGVAFPKLKNLKFYNCPEWEEWEDLKEEATIIIMPCIRELQLKYCRKLKTVPHHLLSRLESLEIKDCPRVSVGIDALKPPPKLQTLELNGYGGIHLPSWILLSLDNLRILEIRRCVNCSSLPPLGKLPSLETLFISEMKELRYVGSDFLGVTEVGGVAFPKLKKLEFSYCEEWEEWEDLKEEATIIIMPCIRELLLFHCEKLKTVPHHLLSRLQESLKIYFCPRLKVE, translated from the coding sequence ATGGCCGACGCTCTCATCTCCACTGTTGTCGAGCAGCTGATCAACATCCTGAAGCACCAAGCCCAGGAGCTAAAAAGAGCTTTGGGTGTGGAGAAGGAGATCGCAAACCTCTCATCAAAGCTCGAGAATATCAGGAAGGTATTGGATGATGCAGAGAAGAGAAGCTTTAAGGAAAATGGCATCGAGCTCTGGATCGAAAATATCAAAGACTTCAGCTACCAAGTGGACGATGTTCTGGACGAGTGGAGAACCAGAAGTCTGAGACAACAGATCGAGAGCCCCGAGGCAAGTCGCAGCTCTTTCCTGCCTTCGCGTTCCAAATTCAAAAGGTTTGTTATGCATCGAGACATCGCCAACAAAATAAAGGAGCTTGATTCAACACTTGATCGGATTACGAAAGAGAAAGATCAGTTCAAATTTGATTATGCATCATCTATAACACACACTTCTGCAGCATCACACTCTGATCAAGAATTGATGCGAGTCACCACTGCGTTTGATGTGGATGCGTCACAGATTCAAGGTAGGAAATCCGATGCCAGTGCTTTAATAAGCAAGTTACTGGAGAAtcctggagaagaagaagcaagAAATGGGCCCCTTGTGATTTCCATAGTGGGCGCGGGAGGGATAGGGAAAACTACCCTTGCTCAACTAGTCTTTGAGGATGAACAGATCAAGACTCATTTTGGGGATGAAAGGGTGTGGATTTGTGTTTCCGACCCCTTTGAccagatcaagattgcaaaagcCATTGTTGAGTCAATCACTAAAAGCTCCACGGATCTGTCCCAGCTCCAACTCTTACTGGAAAAGATCAAAAGCACTTTGTCTGGGAAAAGGTTCCTACTTGTGATGGATGATGTGTGGACAGAGCAATCTGCGAAGTGGGAGCCATTGAAGAACTCTCTCAAGGATGGACTCCCCGGGAGTAGAATCTTGGTCACCTCAAGAAGTGAGAGGGTTGCTAAAATGATGGGAAGTGTGTATCTGCATCAGTTGGATCTAATATCTGACTCCGAAGCTTGGTTGTTGTTTAGCAGGATAGCATTTTCTGGGAGAAGCGAAGAGGATTGTGAGAAACTGAAAGATATTGGTCACAAAATTGCTCAAAAGTGCAAAGGATTGCCACTTGCTGTTAAGGTCATGGGAAGCCTGCTATGTTTCAAACACACTAGAGATGATTGGCAAAATGTTTTAGACAATAAAATTTGGGAGTCGGATGAAGTGGTAACAGAACTCTTCCCTCATTTGTATCTAAGCTACAATGATTTGACCCCAAAGATGAAGCAATGTTTTTCATACTGTGCTGTCTTTCCCAAAGATTATGAAATGGAGGTAGATGAGCTCATCAGAATTTGGATGGCACAAGGTTATGTGACGACGGAATCAAAAGGCAGGGAGTTATTTGGGGGTTTAGCAATGCGCTCTTTCTTCCAAGATTTGAAGAAAGATGACATGGATTCCAACATTATCAAATCTTGCAAAATGCATGACATAGTGCATGATTTTGCCCAATTTCTTACTAGAAATGAATGCTACAATATTGACCAGCATGAGGATAAGGTTGGATTTAAAAATCTACGTCATCTTCAGTCATGGGGTAGGAATATGAATCTCCCTTCCATTTGTGATATTGGAAAACTTCGTAGCTTTTCTGCTGAAGACCTTTCTCCCGCACAACTTACTCTTGATTTGTTAAATGGTCTGAAATCTGTGAGAGTATTAAGTTTGCATGGTTGTGAATTGGAAAAACTCCCAAAGAAGATAGGAAATTTGCTTCATCTAAGGTACATTGATCTAAGTGAGAGTGTTGTAAATGAGTTACCAGATGCAGTTTGTTCTTTATATAACTTGCAAACTTTAGATCTTAAAAGATGTCAGAAATTTTCAAGACTGCCGGATGGGATTGGAAATTTGCGTCAATTAAGATACATTGATTTAAGTTGTAGCAAAGTAGAGACGTTGCCCGATACAATTTGTTCTTTGGAGAACTTGCAAACTTTAGATCTTGGATACTGTAGCCAATTTTCTAGACTACCTGATAAGATTGGAGATTTGAGTCAGCTAAGATACATCAATTTAAGTTGGAGCGAAGTAGAGACGTTGCCCGATACAATTTGTTCTTTGGAGAACTTGCAAACTTTAGTTCTCGAAAGATGTGAGCATTTTTCTAGACTACCTGAAGGGATTGGAAATTTGATAAACTTGAGACACCTTAACATCAGATACACCAATAGGCTAGAGATGATGCCCCAAGGTATCGCAAAGCTAACTCAGCTTTGTAGTTTAAGTGAGTTTAAGGTGGGGAAAGAGTCAAGTATATTGGAATACATGGAGAAGCTGAACCAACTCAAAGGGGAGCTGtccatattttttttgtgcGATCTGAATAACGCAACAGATGTGGAGGAAGCAGAGAAAGCAGAATTGAGAAACAAGAAGCACATCAAAACATTGTGTTTGAATTTCAGTGATGGAGTCGATGTGGGAATAGATGTGATGGAAGCTCTGAATCCACCTCCGGAACTGCAAACCTTGAAACTTAATGAGTACAGAGGAATCCACTTCCCTTCCTGGATTACACTGTCCCTTAATCTACGGATTCTTGAAATCAATGGGTGCGTAAATTGTTCATCTTTGCCTCCATTAGGCAAACTGCCTTCTCTGGAGACTCTTTCCATAGCGGGAATGAAAGAGCTAAGATATGTAGTGAGTGAGTTTTTGGGAGTAGCAGAAGTAGGTGGTGTTGCATTTCCAAAGCTGAAGAACTTGAAGTTCTATAATTGTCCCGAGTGGGAGGAGTGGGAAGACTTGAAAGAAgaagcaacaataataataatgccatGCATAAGGGAGTTGCAActaaaatattgcaggaaacttAAGACAGTGCCACATCACCTCTTAAGTAGGCTGGAGTCTTTGGAGATCAAAGACTGCCCGAGAGTCAGTGTGGGAATAGATGCTCTGAAACCACCTCCGAAACTGCAAACCTTGGAACTTAATGGGTACGGAGGAATCCACCTCCCTTCCTGGATTTTACTGTCCCTTGATAATCTACGGATTCTTGAAATCAGGAGGTGCGTAAATTGTTCATCTTTGCCTCCATTAGGCAAACTGCCTTCTCTGGAGACTCTTTTCATAAGCGAGATGAAAGAGCTAAGATATGTAGGGAGTGATTTTTTGGGAGTAACAGAAGTAGGTGGTGTTGCTTTTCCAAAGCTGAAGAAATTGGAGTTCTCATATTGTGAGGAGTGGGAGGAGTGGGAAGACTTGAAAGAAgaagcaacaataataataatgccatGCATCAGGGAGTTGC